The Alteribacter populi genomic sequence CTAATTTCCGGTAATTGGCCGACAGTCCACCACTGGATTTGGATTACACTCGCCATGGTCGGGGCAAGAAGTGCGGCGATGAGTTTAAATCGTGTCATTGACGCCAATATTGATAAGAAGAATCCTAGAACAGCAGCCCGCGCCATTCCTGCCGGTCTATTGTCCAGGCTCGAGACAGGACTATTTATCTTTGTTTCATTTTTATTACTATTTTTTGCGGCGTACCAATTAAATATGCTCGCTGTTTATCTATTACCAATTGCTGTATTTTTTTTAGTCATCTATTCTTATACGAAAAGATTTACATACTTATGTCATATCGTACTAGGAATCACGATTGGAATAGCCCCACTAGGAGGCTGGGTTGGAGCTACGGGAACATTAACATGGGAGGCGATGCTCCTATTTGTCGGAGTCGCTTTTTGGACTGCTGGATTCGATGTTATCTATGCGACACAAGATGCCGAATATGATCGTGACGTGGGTCTTCATTCAATTCCTAGCAGGTTTGGTATTTCTAATGCCTTATGGATAGCAAAAGTCTTTCATCTCGTTAGTTTTGTAGCGATGCTTGCATTATTTTTTGCGACACCATTGGGTTTGATTTTTCTACTAGGTGTTTTGATTGCAGGCGGGATTATGATGTACGAACATTCCCTTGTATCACCTAGTGATTTATCTAAAGTGAACGTGGCTTTTTTTACAATGAACGGGATCATTAGTATCGTCATGTTGATTTTTACGATTGGAGATTTACTTCTATGACTCAAGGAAAACGAGTTTTCACAGTTGGAATAACCGGAGCCAGCGGTGCTGTTTATGGAGTTCGTCTTGTAAACGCATTACTTAAAGCAGATCACCAGGTTCATTTAATTGTAACTGAAGCAGGGTGGCAGGTGTTTTACCATGAATTGAATGAAGACACAACTGATCGAGCTTCTTGTCTTGAACGATTGTTTTTAAATGAAAAGGATTTGCAAATTCATACTTTGCAGGATTTTTCGGCTCCGATTGCCAGTGGTTCTTATAAAAATGACGGCATGATCATTATCCCGTGTTCGATGGGAACAATGGCAAAAATCGCGCAAGGAATTTCAAGTAATTTACTAGAGCGTACAGCAGATGTCATGTTAAAGGAAAAAAGACCTCTCGTCATTGTACCACGTGAAACTCCGCTTCATTCTATTCACTTAGGAAATATGAAAATCATTGGTGACATGGGTGGATTAATTGTACCGGCAATGCCGGGGTTTTATCATCAACCGCAAACATTGGATGATGTCATTAATTTTGTTGTTGGAAAAGTTTTAGATCAATTGGATGTCAGTCATGATTTGTTTACTAGGTGGGGGGAATAGTTATGTCACTTGTGATAGGTGAAATCTCATATACAAACATTCTACCTATATTTTATTATCTAAATCGACCACACCTCCTTAAGAGGGGATGTTCTTTTGTTCCCCAAGTACCATCTGAGCTAAACCGTTCTATGAGTGAAGGTTCAGTTGATATTGGCGGAATTTCATCCTTTGCTTATGCAGAAAACCAAGAGACTTTTCAGTTATTGCCGCAATTATCGGTCTCCTCAGCTCGGAATGTGGGCTCTATCTTTTTGTTTTCGAAGGTGCCGCTTTCTCAGCTTGAAGGAAAAACGGTCGCTTTGACGTCAAGTTCAGCAACGTCTGTTCATTTATTAAAAATTATTTTAGGTAAGTTTTGCGAATTAGGTGTTGACTATGTGACGATGGAGCCGGATTTTGAACGGATGATGGAATATGACGCGTGCCTGTTGATTGGTGACGATGCGATCCAAACTTATTGGTCTAATCCTGAAGGAATCTATCGGTATGACTTAGGGGAATTATGGAACGAGAGAACGGGTTACCCGATGACTTACGCTGTAGTTGCAGCAAGAACGGGTGCGATTCAAAGACATTCATGGCTAATGAAGGACCTCTATGATGAAATGATTTCGAGTAAAAAAAGAGCGCAGAGAAATCATTTTCGTGATATGATAACCTCTATTCAGTATGAAATGGGTGGCGACCGGCATTTTTGGGAACATTATTTTGCAGGTTTAAATCATGATTTTACAGAGAAGCAACGAGAAGGCCTACTTTATTATTATCAATTGGCTTATGATATGGGGTTCATTGTACATCCTGTTCGTCAATTATCATTGTGGCAAGAAGCAGAAAATTGGCAATCTGTTTAGGATAAGGTGGAAGTTATCTTATGAAACTTATGGAAATCTATTGGTTTTTACGAAAAGATATTGCGACAATTGAGAAAGAACTAGAGCAAAACATCGGTGCTCATCATCCTGTTTTAAAAGAAGCTTCCTCCCATCTGTTAAAAGCAGGAGGAAAGCGGATTCGACCTGCTTTCGTTCTTCTTTCAGGACAGTTTGGCACCTATGACGTCAATGAAATTAAAAATGTGGCTGTTCCTTTAGAGCTTATTCATATGGCGTCTCTCGTTCATGATGATGTGATTGATGATGCTGAATTAAGGCGTGGGAAAAAGACGATTAAGGCTAAATGGGATAACCGTGTAGCAATGTATACTGGCGACTTCATGTTTGCACGCGCAGTAGAAATGGCAACATATTGTAAGCAGCAAAAAGTTCATGAAATTATTTCAAATGCTATGGTTGAAATGTGCGTCGGAGAAGTGGAACAAATTTCAGATCAGTACAATTGGAATCAGCACCTGAAAGATTACTTAAGACGGATCAAAAGAAAAACAGCACTTCTCATCGCTGTAAGTTGTCAGCTTGGCGCTGTTGCTAGCGGGACAGATTATGTTACAAGAAGGCAATTAACACTTTTCGGATATAATGTGGGCATGGCATTTCAAATTACCGATGATATTTTAGATTTTGTTGGAACGGAAAAAGAGCTAGGTAAACCTGCTGGCAGTGATTTGAAGCAAGGAAATGTAACATTACCAGCCCTTTATGCTATGGATAAAAATCCAGAATTAAAAGAAAAAATTGTCGCTTGTGTAAAAGAGGGTGACCTTGGTGAATCAGAGATAAAAAATGTCATTACTATGATCAAAGAAACAGGCGCAGTGATTTTTTCGAAACAAATCGCTGACCGGTATCTGCTTAAAGCAAAAGAGGCACTGCACCCGCTGCCGGATATACAGGCTAAAAAAGCCCTTTATGAAATTGCTGAATATATCGGAAAAAGAAAGTTTTAACGACGAAACTGTAATGGTTTCGTCGTTTTTAAGTTTGGAATATGGTTAAATAACTATATTTAGCCGTAAAATTAGAATAAAGCGGTAAAACTTTATTTATCTTTTGGAAGCGATTACAGAATTTTATTGAGATTCGTACGAAAATTTGCTATACTCAAAAAGGTTTATAATATAAATATATACATAACGGTGGAGGTATGAACATGGAACGCACTTTTTTAATGGTAAAGCCAGATGGAGTACAACGGAATTTAATCGGTGAAATTGTCTCCCGCTTTGAAAAGAAAGGATTTACTTTAGCTGGAGCAAAAATGTTAGCGATTTCAAAAAACCTAGCTGAAACTCATTATGGTGAACATAAAGAACGTCCATTTTTTGGGGAATTAGTAGACTTTATCACCTCTGGACCTGTATTCGCAATGGTCTGGGAAGGTGACAATGTGATAGATGAAGCCCGAAAAATGATGGGGAAAACAAATCCTCAGGAAGCATTACCAGGAACGCTTCGTGGTGATTATGGTGTTCAAGTATCTATGAATGTCATCCACGGGTCTGACTCTGAAGAAAGTGCGAAGCGAGAAATTGAACTGTTCTTCCAAAAGGATGAACTTGTTAGTTACGAAAAAACGATTAACAAATGGGTTTAACTAGAAGAAGGCAGAGCATTTCTCTCTAGCGAATAGAAAACTTGGCTTCGTTTAATAACGGCTGATGAACGCCATTTCGCAGACGTTTGAGCTTGTATCCATTGAAATGAAAGGCGGGGAAACCTGCCTTTTTTGTGTTTAAAAAGGATGTTCATGAAAATAACACTCTTCCTTCATAGCTACTTTCAACAGAAATGATATAGGAGGACAATTAGGTAGGTAATGTTTTATAATGAATAAAAATACTGTAGTTATTATCTATAAATAGTAGGGGAAGTGCAGCAATGAACGTAGATTATCTTGATTTCAAAAAGCAGATTAAGCAAAAAGCCGGTATTGATCTAAGTCTTTACAAAGAAGCACAGATGAAACGACGATTGACTTCATTACGGGAAAAGCGCGGATATGACACTTTTTCAGATTACGGGATGGCGATGAATAAAGAACCGGACCTATTTGAAGAGTTTTTAGATCGGATGACGATCAATGTATCGGAATTTTATAGAAATCCCGAACGGTGGAACATCTTAAAATCAAAAATTCTCCCGCGCCTCCTGACGTCTCGTCGTTCCTTGAAAATATGGAGTGCGGCTTGTTCAACAGGAGAAGAGCCATACACCTTGGCGATGTTATTAAACGAAATCAAGTCGGACGAAAGGGTTAAAATAGAAGCTACAGATTTAGATGAAACGATTTTAAAGCGTGCTAGAGCAGGGTTCTATCCTGAACGATCACTAAAAGATATGCCTCGGGAATGGAAATCCCAATACTTTAGTCGCGAAATTCTTGGCTATCGGATTGATGATACAATAAAGAGAACGGTCAGCTTTCGTAAACATGATTTACTTAATGAACCTTTCAATTCAGGATACGATTTGATTATGTGTCGTAATGTGTTAATTTATTTTACAGAAGAAGCAAAACGAAACTTGTATACTAAATTTGCTAACGCTCTTAATCCTGGAGGCGTTTTATTTGTAGGAAGTACAGAACAAATTTTTAACCCAAAAGCGCACGGCTTTGAAACGGAAGATACCTTTTTCTACCGAAAAATTAAATCGTGATATTGAACTCGCTTCCTAATAGTTAGCATGAGAGAAATCTAAAAATAGAAAACCAACTATTTTCTCACAAGAAAGTTTTTTTAATTCTTGAAATTTTGAAGTGAATCAGCCACAATGGAGTATAAGAAAAAAGCAGTTTAATACATAAAAGCATTAAAGAAAACTGAAGGAGTGACACAGTATGAGGTTTTTAACAGCAGGGGAATCTCATGGCCCCCAATTGACTGCCATTATAGAAGGCGTGCCTAGTCAACTTTCACTAACAGAGGAAGATATTAATTACCACCTTCAAAGACGTCAAAAAGGCCATGGGCGTGGACGAAGAATGCAAATTGAAAAAGACCATGTACAGATTAAAAGCGGGGTAAGACATGGGAAAACAACTGGGGCACCGATTACCCTCGTCGTTGAGAACAATGACTGGAAACATTGGAATAAAATTATGGGTGCTGAGCCGATCTCAAGTGAAGAAGAAAAAGAGATGAAGCGAACAATTTCCCGGCCTCGACCAGGACATGCAGATTTAAATGGTGCAATAAAGTATGAACACCGCGATATGAGAAATGTTTTGGAACGTTCTTCAGCAAGAGAGACAACGGTTCGTGTTGCTGTTGGTGCCGTAGCTCAAAAGCTATTAAAAGAATTTGGTATTGAAATTGCTGGTCACGTGTTAGAAATCGGTGGAATCGTAAGTGAGATAGCCCCCGAAGTGAGTAGCGTTGCTGAGATTCTTGAAAGAACAGAGGGCTCTCCAGTTCGGTGTCTTGATGAGTCGGCTGAAAAGCAAATGATGGCAGCGATTGATGATGCTAAGAATAATGGCGATTCAATCGGCGGGGTTGTTGAAGTTGTAGCGACGGGTCTTCCAGTAGGCTTAGGAAGTCATGTTCATTATGATAAAAAGCTTGATGCAAAAGTTGCACAAAGTGTAATGAGTATTAATGCTTTTAAAGGTGTTGAGTTTGGAATTGGGTTTGAAGCTGCCAGGAAACAAGGAAGCCAGGTTCATGATGAAATTCTTTACGATGAAACGAGAGGGTATTACCGGAAAACGAACCGTTTAGGTGGTTTTGAGGGAGGAATGACAACGGGGATGCCAGTTGTAGTAAAAGGCGTTATGAAACCAATTCCGACACTTTATAAGCCACTAAAGAGTGTCGATATCGAAACAAAGGAAGCCTTTGAAGCGAGTATCGAACGCTCCGATAGTTGTGCGGTTCCAGCAGCGGCGATTGTGTGTGAACATGCAGTAAGCTGGGAATTAGCAAATGGCTTTTTGGAAAAATTCGGCTCAGATTCACTGGAGGACGTAAAGCGTGCATATCATGAATATTGCGAACGAGCGAGGGCTTTTTAATGGAGAGCCCCATTTTAGTACAATCGTCCAGTCATTCGTATCCGGTTTACATTGAAGCTGGATTAAGGCACAGTTTGTATGACCTGCTATGCCGGAGGGCATCTAACCTTCATTCGCAATATTTGGTGATCACAGATGGTCGCGTCAAGGAGTATTACCTTGAAGATATTTTGGCATCCTTTCCAGAAGAATGTCCTGTTCATACGTATGCGGTTCCTTCAGGTGAATCATCAAAAAGTTTATCTCAATATGAAGACCTATTAACGTATGCTCTTGAAAAGGAGCTTGATCGCGATTCTTTGATCATTGCATTGGGTGGTGGAGTGGTCGGTGATTTAGCTGGCTTTTTGGCTGCTACATACATGCGTGGAATTGATTTTGTACAAGTGCCGACGACGCTTTTAGCTCATGACAGTAGTGTTGGTGGGAAAGTAGGGATTAACCATGCACTTGGTAAAAATATGATTGGAGCGTTCCATGCACCACGAGGAGTGTACTTTGACCCGGAAGTATTTACGACTTTACCGATCAAAGAGTGGCGGTCTGGGTTAGCTGAAGTGATCAAACATGGACTAATAAATGACTATTCTTTCTATGAATGGACGATAAACAATATCGTCCCTGAATCGATTCCTGATGTGGAAACGATCGTAACTTTGCTCAAACATTCAATTAATATAAAAAAAACAATTGTCGAGAACGATGAAAAAGAACGAGGTATACGCGCCTTTTTAAATTTTGGTCATACATTAGGTCATGCAATTGAAGCAGAAGCAGGTTATGGAAAGTGGACTCACGGAGAAGCTGTTGTGATTGGGATGGTTTTTGCATTGAAATTGAGTGAACAGCATTTTCAAACTGATCTGAAGAGTGAGGCTGTGAAAAAAAAGCTCGAAAAATTTGGGTATCAAACACATATTCCCGGAAACTTATCACTCAATTCTTTAATTAATCGAATGAAATCAGATAAAAAAGGAAAATCAGGTCAAATACGATTTGTGTTATTAACGTCATTCGGATCCCCGGCTTTAGTTTCGGTAAGTGTGGAACAGTTGTGTAAGCAGTTTGCAATGGAGGTAGATGCGGATGATTCGAGGAATTAGAGGCGCAACAACGGTGACTGAAAATGAGGGAAAAGAAATGTTGAAGGCAACAAAGGTGTTAGTAGAGACGATCGTTAAAAATAATCACGTTTCGCCTGAACAAATCAGTTACATTTGGATGACAGCAAGCCCTGACTTGGATGCGACCTTTCCAGCAGGAGCCCTTAGAATGATCGATGGATTTAATCGCGTACCGGTAATGTGCGCGCAAGAGATTCCTGTAGACGGATCTCTTAATAAATGTATTCGTGTTATGGTAATAGTGGAAACTGAGCGTTCACAAAAAGAAATAACGCACGTATATTTAAACGAAGCGAGAATACTGCGCCCTGATTTGGTTGAAGAAAGATTTTGATTGACATTAGGATCACACCCGGTTAGGATTGTGTATAAGTTAGAAGTTACAGTAGCAATCAACAGTTTAGTTTAGTTAAAAGCGTTACAGAGACGAGAGTAGTATAGTAGAGAAGAGTTGGAGCAGAGGATAGCAAGAATAGGGTAGCGTACTGTCTTATATTGACAGGTTTATTTATCATACTATTAAAACCTATGACCCTAAACACCTGCTCAAGATTTTTTGACAGGTGTTTTTTTAGTACTATCAGATCGTATTTAAAAAGTGAGATGAAAAGATCGATAGTCCAAGTTTAACCAGGGCTTAGTAGTTAGCCAGGTTTATGACAACCCACTCTATCCCCCTTTGCTTCAGTCATTTCTTCCACCAACAAAATCGAGGTGTAGACAATGATTGAAACGAGCAAATCTTCATTTTTACAGCAAGCAAACACGTATGGAACAGTTCCTATTTCCGCACGTGTAGTAGCTGACACATTAACTCCAATACAATTATTCGAAACTTTTAATGAACGAGCGGCCTTTCTGCTAGAAAGTCGTGACCCGCTATCTTTATGGTCCAAATATTCTTTTATCGGGCTTGATCCTTTCTTATATTTGGAAGAAAGTGACGGAAGCTTTTTAATAAAAAATCATGAAGGCGATACGCAACATTCCTATCAAACCTTTATTGAAGCGTGGAATACGACTCTTGCTCGGCTAAATGTGTCTCCTCATTTACCTGACATCCCGTTTCCAGGAGGAGCGGTCGGTTCATTTTCATTTGAAGCGATGTGTCTTCAGGAAGAGAAAATCCAACGGGGAGATCAGCCTGCTGCTTCGTTTGTATTTTGTCAAACGATCATGGCTTTCCACCATGAACGAGAAGAACTGCAAATCATCCACTTTAAACCGTTGAAGGAAGGCAAGACGCGTTTGCAATCGTATAAAGAAAGTATTGCTGATGTCAAATCTATGATAGGTCAACTCTCAAAAGGAGATACGCCAATCAGCAGGCGGTTGTTTAAAACTGAAAAAATAAATGAAGAACGTATATTAGGTCAGGTAAAAAGTAATGTAGCAAAAGCTGACTTTATGCGCAGTGTAGATAAGGTCAAAAATTATATAGAAGCAGGAGATGTTTTTCAAGTAGTCCTTTCACAAAGGTTCGAAATGGAAACAACAATAGAGGGATTAGAGTTATATCGAGTATTGCGTAAACTGAATCCTTCTCCGTACATGTTTTATATTCGTACGCTTCGTGAAGAGTTAGTTGGTAGTTCTCCTGAAAGACTCGTGAAAGTAGAGAAGGATAGAACGATTGATATCCATCCGATTGCAGGTACCCGCAAACGGGGGGGGAATGAGGCTGAAGACGAACACCTTGCTAAAGATTTGTTGGCGGATGAAAAAGAAAGAGCAGAACATTTTATGCTCGTCGACTTAGCGCGCAATGATCTCGGAAAGGTTTGCAAATACGGCACAGTTGACACCTTTGAAATGTTAACTGTAACAAAGTTTTCTCATGTGATGCATTTAATTTCAAAGGTAAAAGGAGAACTAAAGGAAAGTACTCACCCAATCGACGCACTACTAAGTGCGCATCCAGCAGGAACTGTATCTGGAGCCCCTAAAATTAGAGCTGCTGAGATCATTCAAGAATTAGAGGTCGACTCTCGAGGAACGTACGCAGGAACAGTTGCTTACTGCAGCTTTAATGACACGATTGATTCCTGCATTGCGATTCGTACGATTCGTCTAAAAGAAAAGAAGGCATATATTCAGGCGGGTGCTGGTGTTGTTTACGATTCTGTCCCAGAGCTGGAATGGGAAGAAACAAGAAATAAAGCACTTGCTTTAATTAATGCGGTTCATCAAGCAAAAGAAAACTTTACACGAGAGGGGATTGAATTATGAATCACTTCATCGAACGGATTTTTGAACCTGAATCATTGACAGAGGAAGAAGCGAAAAGAACAATGCACCAGATGATGAGCGGAGCAATGACAGATGAACAAGTTTCTGCCTTATTATCCGTGCTACGTTACCGTGGAGAAACGGTGGCTGAAATGACCGGATTTGCGAAAGCGATGAGGGAAAAAAGCGTTCAAATCAACCATGACAAAGAGAATCTCATTGATACGTGCGGTACAGGAGGGGATGGTACAAACACGTTTAATATTTCCACAGCTGTTGCGATCTTACTAAGCGGAAGCGGTGTACCTGTAGCTAAACACGGAAATCGAAGTGTGTCATCGAAAACGGGCAGCGCCGATGTATTAGAGGAATTAGGCATTCCTATTCAAGCGACGAAAGAAGAAGCTGAAAGGATGATTGTAAAACATAATCTCTGTTTTATGTTTGCACCGGTGTATCACTCTTCAATGAAGCATGTAGCAAAAGCTAGAAAAGGACTCGGGGTAAAAACGATTTTTAATCTCCTCGGTCCCTTAACCAATCCTGCTCGGACAAAACATCAGCTCATTGGCGTTTACGATCAAACAGTAGCTCAAAAGATGGCAGAAACAGCGAGAAACTTAGGGGTGGATCGAGCTCTTTTCGCAACAGGGTCTGATGGACTTGATGAATTGACGATTACGGGTGCAAGCTCACTAACCGAATTACAGGGAAATAAAATATCTACCTATACTATCAAACCGGAAGAAGCCGGTCTTCAAAGGGGAACGCTAACAGATATCCAAGTCAGGAATAAGGAGGAAAGTGCTAACCTTATCCATGGCACTTTAGAAGGAAAAGGGAACTTAAGTGCAAGAAATGTCATTTTATTGAACGCAGGTGCTGCTCTTTATGTGTGTGGGGCAGCTAATACAATCGAAGAAGGGGTTACCGAAGCGAGGGTGGCATTAGAGAATCGAGCTGGTTACGAACAGCTTCAACGGCTGCAGACAACAAAAGAGAGGGGAGTTCTTGTATGATTTTGGATCATATCGTCGAGCAAAAACGGAAAGAAGTGAACAGGATCGTTCCTGAAAATCCAAGGCCCAAACGAAAGCGTTCATTTTTACAAGCACTAAAAAGACCCAATCGTCAAGGAGCTGTCATTGCAGAAATAAAAAAAGCAAGCCCTTCAAAAGGGACGTTTATCGAGCATTTTGATCCAGTAGCGATTGCTAGAGCATATGAACAGGCTGGTGCTGATGCACTATCTGTTCTTACCGATCAACAATTTTTTCAAGGAGACGCTTCTTATATAAAAAAAGTGAAATCTCATGTATCATTACCTGTTTTACGGAAGGACTTTATTATTGACCAAAGTCAGATCGATGAATCAGCTAACATTGGCGCTGATGCGATTTTATTAATTGCTGCGATTCTAAGTCCGCGTAAACTAATAGAGTTTCATGATTATGCGAGGTCGTTAGGGCTGGATGTGTTAGTAGAAGTTCATAGCAAAGAAGAACTTCACCGTATTCTTCAGGAAGGAACACCTGAGTTAATAGGAGTAAACAATCGAGATCTACAGACGTTTAAAACAAACCTTAACCATACGAAAGAGGTAGCCAAGCTGATCCCTCCGCAGGCCATTGCGATAAGCGAAAGTGGGATTCACAGTTGTCACGATGTTGAGCGTGTACTTTCATACGGAGCGAAAGGGATGTTGATTGGGGAATCTCTTATGCTTGCAGCGGATAAAATAAGCAAGTTGGAGGATTTGTTTAAAGTCAGGTAGCTTCGGGAGGAGAGATTTTGTGAAACAAGTAAAACTAAAATTCTGTGGTATTACAAATGAGGAGGATTTTGAAAAAGCTTCCAAATCACGAGCTGACTATTTGGGTGTTGTGTTTGCAAAGAGTAAGCGTAAGGTCACGGCAGATCAAGTAGCGGAATGGAGAAGAAAACACCCATTGCAAAGAAGCCAAAAGCTGATTGGTGTGTTTGTTAATGCAGATGAAGAAGAGATTGCCGCCATTGTAGACCAAGTGCCATTGAACGGTGTTCAATGCCATGGAAGAGAGTCAGCGGCAATGCTATCACGATTAAGGAAGCTCACTTCAGCGTTTGTCTTAAAAACGATTCACCACGAAAAGAATGGTCCAGAACTAATGGAAGAGTACCATCCTTTAGTAGATGGTTTTGTCGTTGATACAAAGGCGGAGCACGCATGGGGGGGAACAGGTCATTCCTTTGACTGGAATGCCGTTCCTTCTTATACAACAACTGCAACTAAGTTTCAAAAAGAATGTTTGATTGCCGGCGGGATTTCACCAGATAATATAGAGGAACTTTTAACCTACAACCCTATTGGGATTGACCTATCCTCAGGTATTGAAACAAACAGAAAAAAAGATGGAAGGAAGATGGCTCAGATGCAATCACATGTCAAGGCTAAATCCAGATATACTTTTCCGGATTCCCTCGGCCGGTTTGGCGATTTTGGAGGGAAGTATGTACCAGAGACGCTAATGCACGCCCTAACAGAATTAGAAGAGGCATATAAAACGATTAAAGAAGATGACACATTTTTTTCGGAACTTCATCATGAATGGGAGACGTATACGGGCCGTCCGACACCACTTACTTTTGCAGACAACCTTACGAATAAAATCGGTGGAGCAAAAATCTATCTTAAACGAGAAGACCTGAACCATACAGGTGCCCATAAAATAAACAATGCAATTGCCCAAGCTATTCTTGCCAAAAGAATGGGGAAAACAAAAATTATTGCAGAAACTGGTGCAGGCCAACACGGTGTAGCAACGGCAACAGCTGCAGCGCGCTATGGATTATCATGTAAAGTATTTATGGGAAAAGAAGACATGAAACGGCAACAATTAAACGTATTTCGAATGGAGCTGTTAGGGGCAGAAGTTATTGAAGTGACTAGTGGGAGTCAAACATTGAAGGATGCAACGAATGAAGCGATTCGCCACTGGGTGACCCATGTAGAAGATACGTATTATTTGATCGGATCTGCTGTAGGTCCTCACCCTTATCCGATGATGGTTCGAGATTTCCAAAGTGTCATTGGTAAAGAGAGTAAGAAGCAGATGCGAGAGAAAAACGGTACTATGCCAGATGAAATTGTCGCTTGTGTAGGAGGGGGAAGTAACGCTATTGGCATGTTTCATCCCTTTATTGAAGATGAAACAACGTTAGTCGGTGTCGAAGCCGCAGGGAAAGGTACAAAAACAAGCCAGCATGCTGCTACGTTAACTAAAGGAACGAGAGGTGTTCTTCACGGATCACTTTCTTATCTTTTACAAGATGAAGGAGGGAATATTACAGAACCTTATTCGATTTCAGCTGGGCTCGATTATCCAGGAATCGGTCCTGAACACGCCCACTTACGAGATATCGGCAGAGTAATATACGAAGCGGTAACAGATGAAGAAGCGATGACTGCATTGAAGATGTTAAGTGAAACAGAAGGTATTTTACCAGCCATTGAGTCTGCTCATGCATTGGCAGCTGCACTTAACAGGGCCAAGCAATTATCTACAGATCAGAAAGTACTTATTTGTTTATCAGGACGTGGAGATAAAGATGTACACACGATTAAATCATATGAAGAAGGAGGGAATAACTAATGGGCTATCTAGTGACTGAAGACTTTAAACAAAAACAGAATCTGTTTATTCCTTATCTAATGGCAGGAGACCCGGATCCTGAGGTTACAATTCAAGCAGCACTTACTCTTCAGCAAGCAGGAGCTGATGTGATAGAGTGGGGAGTTCCTTACAGCGACCCTCTTGCCGATGGCCCTGTTATTGAAAACGCGGCTAACAGAGCGCTTGCTAAAGGGATGAATATTGAAAAGGCAATTAACCTAGCAAAAAAAGCTCGCAATAGAGGACTTACTGTTCCGTTAGTATTATTTACCTATGTAAACCCTGTAATAGCCGTTGGTGAAGAAAAACTAGTTAAAAAGTTAAAGGAAGCTGAAATTGACGGGTTACTCATTCCGGATCTTCCATTAGAAGAAAGCAGAAGTCTTCGCGAACTCACGAAAAAGGAAGAAATTGCGCTGATTTCTTTAGTAGCTCCTACATCACATAAAAGGATAAAACAAATTGCAGAACAAAGTGAAGGCTTTCTCTACCTCGTCTCATCTCTTGGGGTGACAGGAACAAGAGATTCTTTTCAGAAAGGTATTACGGACATGGTTCACGAAATAAAAAAAATTTCTCAAATCCCGGTGGCAGTCGGCTTTGGAATCTCAAAAAAAGAGCATGTGAAAAAGTTTCATCAACTAGCCGATGGTGCTGTTATAG encodes the following:
- the trpC gene encoding indole-3-glycerol phosphate synthase TrpC; this encodes MLDHIVEQKRKEVNRIVPENPRPKRKRSFLQALKRPNRQGAVIAEIKKASPSKGTFIEHFDPVAIARAYEQAGADALSVLTDQQFFQGDASYIKKVKSHVSLPVLRKDFIIDQSQIDESANIGADAILLIAAILSPRKLIEFHDYARSLGLDVLVEVHSKEELHRILQEGTPELIGVNNRDLQTFKTNLNHTKEVAKLIPPQAIAISESGIHSCHDVERVLSYGAKGMLIGESLMLAADKISKLEDLFKVR
- the trpB gene encoding tryptophan synthase subunit beta, which produces MKQVKLKFCGITNEEDFEKASKSRADYLGVVFAKSKRKVTADQVAEWRRKHPLQRSQKLIGVFVNADEEEIAAIVDQVPLNGVQCHGRESAAMLSRLRKLTSAFVLKTIHHEKNGPELMEEYHPLVDGFVVDTKAEHAWGGTGHSFDWNAVPSYTTTATKFQKECLIAGGISPDNIEELLTYNPIGIDLSSGIETNRKKDGRKMAQMQSHVKAKSRYTFPDSLGRFGDFGGKYVPETLMHALTELEEAYKTIKEDDTFFSELHHEWETYTGRPTPLTFADNLTNKIGGAKIYLKREDLNHTGAHKINNAIAQAILAKRMGKTKIIAETGAGQHGVATATAAARYGLSCKVFMGKEDMKRQQLNVFRMELLGAEVIEVTSGSQTLKDATNEAIRHWVTHVEDTYYLIGSAVGPHPYPMMVRDFQSVIGKESKKQMREKNGTMPDEIVACVGGGSNAIGMFHPFIEDETTLVGVEAAGKGTKTSQHAATLTKGTRGVLHGSLSYLLQDEGGNITEPYSISAGLDYPGIGPEHAHLRDIGRVIYEAVTDEEAMTALKMLSETEGILPAIESAHALAAALNRAKQLSTDQKVLICLSGRGDKDVHTIKSYEEGGNN
- the trpA gene encoding tryptophan synthase subunit alpha, translating into MGYLVTEDFKQKQNLFIPYLMAGDPDPEVTIQAALTLQQAGADVIEWGVPYSDPLADGPVIENAANRALAKGMNIEKAINLAKKARNRGLTVPLVLFTYVNPVIAVGEEKLVKKLKEAEIDGLLIPDLPLEESRSLRELTKKEEIALISLVAPTSHKRIKQIAEQSEGFLYLVSSLGVTGTRDSFQKGITDMVHEIKKISQIPVAVGFGISKKEHVKKFHQLADGAVIGSTIVNFLHERRGMLTGKEQEKALNELKGFVEELIS